A single region of the Lentimicrobium sp. L6 genome encodes:
- a CDS encoding transposase → MFTWTDYNKDYQKQISSPKGEDFLRLFCQHILPPGFTRIRHYG, encoded by the coding sequence GTGTTCACTTGGACCGATTATAACAAAGACTATCAAAAACAAATATCATCCCCGAAAGGAGAAGACTTTTTACGCTTGTTTTGTCAACATATATTACCGCCAGGATTTACCAGAATAAGGCATTATGGCT